A stretch of Bdellovibrionota bacterium DNA encodes these proteins:
- the nuoK gene encoding NADH-quinone oxidoreductase subunit NuoK yields the protein MVPLSHVLALSFVLLAVGSIGILTRRDAITVFLSVEIILNAANVAFIGFSRALGDEFGHVAAFIVIAIAAAEAAVGLAIIIGVGRVHESLLLDEIRDLQR from the coding sequence ATTGTCCCTCTGTCCCATGTCTTGGCGCTGAGTTTCGTTTTGTTGGCCGTTGGTTCGATCGGGATTCTCACGCGAAGGGATGCGATCACGGTTTTTCTTTCGGTGGAAATTATTCTCAACGCCGCGAATGTGGCGTTTATCGGTTTTTCGAGAGCTTTGGGCGACGAGTTCGGGCACGTAGCCGCTTTCATCGTGATCGCCATCGCGGCTGCGGAGGCGGCGGTCGGTTTGGCGATCATCATCGGCGTGGGACGTGTGCATGAATCGCTCCTGCTGGATGAAATCAGGGACCTTCAGAGGTAA
- a CDS encoding NADH-quinone oxidoreductase subunit J produces MTAGLFYLFGGAAVLFSLLVILLRNPVTSALSLVASFFAVSAIFVLLGAPFLGVIQVLVYAGAVLVLFLYVVMLLNVRIERRQVAKQRLISLGSLLLLALILAALFKVVSFPSIAPVAVKESFGSMASVGELLLGPYALVFELVSLVLLAAMIGAVILSTMRKEEERS; encoded by the coding sequence ATGACCGCGGGGCTCTTCTATCTGTTCGGTGGCGCCGCGGTCCTTTTTTCGCTGCTCGTCATACTTCTTCGCAATCCCGTAACGAGCGCTCTTTCTTTGGTGGCTAGTTTTTTTGCGGTTTCGGCGATTTTCGTCCTGCTTGGTGCGCCCTTCCTGGGAGTGATTCAGGTCCTCGTGTACGCGGGAGCTGTTTTAGTGCTCTTTCTCTACGTCGTCATGCTCCTGAATGTGCGAATCGAACGGCGACAGGTGGCCAAGCAACGGCTGATCAGTCTGGGGAGCCTTTTGCTTCTTGCCTTGATTCTGGCCGCACTTTTTAAAGTCGTCTCGTTTCCGTCGATTGCGCCGGTCGCCGTCAAAGAATCGTTCGGCTCCATGGCTTCCGTCGGCGAGCTGCTGCTCGGACCGTACGCACTGGTGTTTGAATTGGTGTCGTTGGTGCTTTTGGCGGCGATGATCGGGGCCGTCATCCTTTCGACGATGCGGAAAGAGGAGGAGCGTTCGTGA